One genomic window of Entelurus aequoreus isolate RoL-2023_Sb linkage group LG07, RoL_Eaeq_v1.1, whole genome shotgun sequence includes the following:
- the LOC133653218 gene encoding galactose-specific lectin nattectin-like yields MAFALRVFFLLCGISGLMTGAWATFHQDDKDGCCPKGWTQLDKRCFIYQEEERSFLDAESICKFLGGNLASIRSALEYATVLAVIKETDDPISDTWIGLHEAVEEGNFIWTDGSDFDFSAFNSDDDSGDCVEIENSDELWDNESCSTDNPYVCARDADCHH; encoded by the exons ATGGCGTTTGCTCTTCGCGTGTTCTTCCTCCTTTGTGGGATCAGTGGACTGATGACCGGAGCT TGGGCTACCTTTCACCAGGACGACAAAG ATGGTTGCTGTCCTAAGGGCTGGACTCAGTTAGATAAACGTTGTTTCATCTACCAGGAGGAAGAAAGGAGCTTCTTAGATGCAGAG AGCATCTGCAAATTCCTTGGTGGGAATCTGGCCTCCATCCGCAGCGCTCTGGAATATGCGACCGTTTTGGCAGTGATTAAGGAAACGGATGATCCCATTTCTGACACCTGGATTGGACTCCATGAGGCAGTAGAG gAGGGTAACTTTATCTGGACTGACGGCTCAGACTTTGACTTCAGTGCCTTTAACAGTGACGATGACTCTGGAGATTGTGTTGAGATTGAAAACAGTG ATGAACTCTGGGATAATGAAAGCTGTAGTACTGACAACCCCTACGTTTGTGCCAGAGACGC